The DNA region CCCCTTGCCGCAGGCGTCGCCGATGATCAGGCGGACGCCGTACGGGCTGGCGACGGTGGCGTACAGGTCACCGCCGACGTTGGCCGCCTCGGATGCTGACAGATACCGGGCGACCAGTGCGACGTCGTCGAGCACCGGCGGCGGGGAACGCAGCACCGCGCGCTGCGCGACCTCGGCGATCTCGGTCATCCGGCGCAGTCGGGCCTCCCGCAGGTTCCGGGAGCGGGCCACGTAGATCGACACGATGCCGACGGCGAAGACGACGCTGCTGCGCAACAGGTGGTCCAGACTGCCGAACATGCCGCTGGGCAGCCCGGCGATCAGCGCGACCAGGCAGGCGACGACCGTGACCAGGGCGGTCCGGCGGGTCTTCTCCACGGCGGCGGCGAGCAGTGGGGCGAGGGAGAGGAACCCGAGGACGACCGCCGAGGTCTGAGTGAGCACGTCGATCACGGTGATCACGGCGATCAGGGCGAGTGCCGCCGGCATCCCGCGCCAGCGTTCGGTGCGCTGCCAGAGTGACCGGTCGGCCAACGGTGGGCGTCGCCAAACCGACAAATGGGGCATACGCCAGCTGCTCCGGCGTGCCCACACGTCCTGCTCCCTACTCGGCCTGCCCGTGCCGCACACCCCAGGTGCCGGCAGCCGTACCTGCCTGCGAGCCTAGCCGATCTGCCCGGTCCGGGCCGGCCCGCGTACGCACCCGCCCAGGGCCCGCGTACGCACCCGCCCAGGGCCCGCGCGCGTACCGCCCCGGGCTCGCCCCCAGGGGTGGTCGGACCGGGTTTTCCCGCTACCGCTGCGGGTACCCCGAGCATGGCGCCGACACCGAGAGGAGCACATGATGACGACCGTCGGAGAGTTCATGACAGCCCGGCCGTTCACCATGGACGCCAGCGACATGCTGACCGCTGCGGCGCGACAGATGCGCGACGCGGACATCGGCGACATCATCGTCACCAACGGTAGTGAGATCCAGGGGATCGTGACCGACCGGGACATCACCGTCCGGGCAGTAGCGTCCGAAATGGACCCATCGAACACCCCGCTCAACCAGATCATCACCGAGGACGTCGTGGTGGTCTCACCGTACGACGACGCGGTTGCCGCCGCCGAACTGATGCGGACCTACTCGGTACGGCGACTGCCGGTCGTCGACGACGGCCGCCTGGTGGGTGTGGTCTCCATGGGTGACCTCGCCGTCGAGTGGGAACCGGACTCGGTGCTCGCCGACATCAGCACCGACGAGCCCAACAACTGACCGCTCAGCGACGAGTGCCGGAACCCTCTGGTGGG from Solwaraspora sp. WMMD791 includes:
- a CDS encoding PP2C family protein-serine/threonine phosphatase: MPHLSVWRRPPLADRSLWQRTERWRGMPAALALIAVITVIDVLTQTSAVVLGFLSLAPLLAAAVEKTRRTALVTVVACLVALIAGLPSGMFGSLDHLLRSSVVFAVGIVSIYVARSRNLREARLRRMTEIAEVAQRAVLRSPPPVLDDVALVARYLSASEAANVGGDLYATVASPYGVRLIIGDACGKGLQAVQMATTVMGAFRQSAFVQPELTAVAADLDQAVHRDAVSTGQPAQFVTAALVQLRGDTVTVLNCGHPAPALRTAEGTLEILEPADRHPPLGLRRDAPDPDPVIRVWHPGDRLLLYTDGLIEARNGGGEFLSSTRVTACLDLPDRSEALDRIVAELQRHAGGQISDDAALLLVERQGGAGSYQQ
- a CDS encoding CBS domain-containing protein, with the protein product MTTVGEFMTARPFTMDASDMLTAAARQMRDADIGDIIVTNGSEIQGIVTDRDITVRAVASEMDPSNTPLNQIITEDVVVVSPYDDAVAAAELMRTYSVRRLPVVDDGRLVGVVSMGDLAVEWEPDSVLADISTDEPNN